One genomic window of Salvia miltiorrhiza cultivar Shanhuang (shh) chromosome 4, IMPLAD_Smil_shh, whole genome shotgun sequence includes the following:
- the LOC131021498 gene encoding 2-oxoglutarate-Fe(II) type oxidoreductase hxnY-like isoform X5 yields the protein MAEIIKEKESQIPEFANVSLLNCIDLSSPDVQSSVSLLRQVCVDSGFFYVINHGIGEEFMDEVFSQSKRFFNLPKEDKMKLVRNEKNRGYTPLFDQSLDPANQIHGDYKEGYYIGLEVSEDQSDAQKPFYGPNRWPSEDILPRWRETMEKYYQGALEVARSVSRLIALALGLNINFFCQPGILGRSIATLKLLHYEDQISEPTNGIFGAGAHSDFGLITLLATDDNYGLQICKDKDAKPQIWEYVPPLKGSTLHRVLGNGQERYSTMSVQRKQNMGSALSCSLR from the exons ATGGCggaaataatcaaagaaaaggAATCGCAGATTCCAGAATTTGCGAATGTATCACTACTGAATTGTATTGATCTCTCCAGTCCAGATGTTCAATCATCTGTTTCCCTCCTTAGACAG GTTTGTGTAGATTCTGGGTTCTTCTATGTGATCAATCATGGCATTGGTGAGGAATTCATGGACGAGGTCTTCTCTCAAAGCAAAAGATTTTTCAATTTGCCCAAGGAGGACAAAATGAAGCTTGTAAGGAACGAGAAAAATCGAGGCTATACTCCATTGTTTGATCAATCCTTGGATCCTGCCAATCAAATACATG GGGACTATAAGGAGGGATATTACATAGGTCTTGAAGTATCTGAAGATCAGTCTGATGCACAGAAACCATTTTACGGGCCAAACAGGTGGCCATCGGAAG ATATTTTACCCAGATGGAGGGAAACCATGGAGAAATATTATCAAGGGGCACT AGAGGTAGCAAGATCCGTTTCACGGCTGATAGCTCTCGCGCTAGGGCTAAATATCAACTTTTTTTGTCAACCTGGAATTCTTGGAAGATCCATTGCAACACTGAAGCTGCTACATTATGAAG ATCAAATTTCTGAACCCACCAATGGAATTTTCGGAGCTGGTGCGCATTCTGATTTTGGTTTAATTACTCTTTTGGCTACCGATGATAACTATGGTCTTCAG ATATGTAAAGACAAAGATGCTAAGCCTCAAATCTGGGAGTACGTACCACCATTAAAAGG ATCCACGCTGCATCGGGTATTGGGCAATGGCCAAGAAAGATATTCG ACAATGTCAGTTCAACGAAAGCAAAATATGGGCTCAGCTTTGTCTTGTTCTCTTCGGTAA
- the LOC131021498 gene encoding 2-oxoglutarate-Fe(II) type oxidoreductase hxnY-like isoform X2, translating into MAEIIKEKESQIPEFANVSLLNCIDLSSPDVQSSVSLLRQVCVDSGFFYVINHGIGEEFMDEVFSQSKRFFNLPKEDKMKLVRNEKNRGYTPLFDQSLDPANQIHGDYKEGYYIGLEVSEDQSDAQKPFYGPNRWPSEDILPRWRETMEKYYQGALEVARSVSRLIALALGLNINFFCQPGILGRSIATLKLLHYEDQISEPTNGIFGAGAHSDFGLITLLATDDNYGLQICKDKDAKPQIWEYVPPLKGSTLHRVLGNGQERYSIAFFVEPNHDCVVECLPTCQSEQNPPKFPPIRCEDYLLQRYKDTHADLITYK; encoded by the exons ATGGCggaaataatcaaagaaaaggAATCGCAGATTCCAGAATTTGCGAATGTATCACTACTGAATTGTATTGATCTCTCCAGTCCAGATGTTCAATCATCTGTTTCCCTCCTTAGACAG GTTTGTGTAGATTCTGGGTTCTTCTATGTGATCAATCATGGCATTGGTGAGGAATTCATGGACGAGGTCTTCTCTCAAAGCAAAAGATTTTTCAATTTGCCCAAGGAGGACAAAATGAAGCTTGTAAGGAACGAGAAAAATCGAGGCTATACTCCATTGTTTGATCAATCCTTGGATCCTGCCAATCAAATACATG GGGACTATAAGGAGGGATATTACATAGGTCTTGAAGTATCTGAAGATCAGTCTGATGCACAGAAACCATTTTACGGGCCAAACAGGTGGCCATCGGAAG ATATTTTACCCAGATGGAGGGAAACCATGGAGAAATATTATCAAGGGGCACT AGAGGTAGCAAGATCCGTTTCACGGCTGATAGCTCTCGCGCTAGGGCTAAATATCAACTTTTTTTGTCAACCTGGAATTCTTGGAAGATCCATTGCAACACTGAAGCTGCTACATTATGAAG ATCAAATTTCTGAACCCACCAATGGAATTTTCGGAGCTGGTGCGCATTCTGATTTTGGTTTAATTACTCTTTTGGCTACCGATGATAACTATGGTCTTCAG ATATGTAAAGACAAAGATGCTAAGCCTCAAATCTGGGAGTACGTACCACCATTAAAAGG ATCCACGCTGCATCGGGTATTGGGCAATGGCCAAGAAAGATATTCG ATAGCGTTTTTTGTTGAGCCTAATCACGACTGCGTTGTTGAATGCCTGCCAACATGTCAATCGGAGCAGAATCCTCCAAA GTTCCCTCCTATCAGATGTGAAGATTACCTTCTACAGAGGTATAAAGATACCCATGCCGACCTCATTACCTACAAATGA
- the LOC131023401 gene encoding protein disulfide isomerase-like 2-2, which translates to MDLMVELEDKGRQNRKLVVAHHQRRRGRSKFVVAQNARGIVAPSEDSLIEGKIIYEKVATAFNLEKDVVIANLDADAHKDLAEKYGISYFPTLKFFPKNNKAGEDYDGDRDLDNFVTFINEKCRQSY; encoded by the exons ATGGATTTGATGGTGGAATTG GAGGATAAGGGGCGGCAAAACCGCAAACTTGTAGTAGCGCATCACCAGAGGCGAAGAGGGAGATCGAAGTTCGTAGTTGCTCAAAATGCAAGAGGCATTGTGGCTCCATCAGAAGATAGTTTGATAGAGGGTAAAATT ATCTATGAAAAGGTTGCAACTGCATTTAATCTGGAGAAAGATGTGGTCATCGCTAATCTTGATGCTGATGCGCACAAGGATCTTGCAGAAAA GTATGGTATTAGCTATTTTCCTACATTGAAGTTCTTCCCAAAGAACAACAAGGCTGGTGAAGATTATGATGGTGACAGAGATTTAGATAATTTTGTTACTTTCATTAATGAGAAGTGCAGACAAAGTTACTGA
- the LOC131021498 gene encoding 2-oxoglutarate-Fe(II) type oxidoreductase hxnY-like isoform X1, with translation MAEIIKEKESQIPEFANVSLLNCIDLSSPDVQSSVSLLRQVCVDSGFFYVINHGIGEEFMDEVFSQSKRFFNLPKEDKMKLVRNEKNRGYTPLFDQSLDPANQIHGDYKEGYYIGLEVSEDQSDAQKPFYGPNRWPSEDILPRWRETMEKYYQGALEVARSVSRLIALALGLNINFFCQPGILGRSIATLKLLHYEDQISEPTNGIFGAGAHSDFGLITLLATDDNYGLQICKDKDAKPQIWEYVPPLKGAFIVNIGDMLERWSNCFFRSTLHRVLGNGQERYSIAFFVEPNHDCVVECLPTCQSEQNPPKFPPIRCEDYLLQRYKDTHADLITYK, from the exons ATGGCggaaataatcaaagaaaaggAATCGCAGATTCCAGAATTTGCGAATGTATCACTACTGAATTGTATTGATCTCTCCAGTCCAGATGTTCAATCATCTGTTTCCCTCCTTAGACAG GTTTGTGTAGATTCTGGGTTCTTCTATGTGATCAATCATGGCATTGGTGAGGAATTCATGGACGAGGTCTTCTCTCAAAGCAAAAGATTTTTCAATTTGCCCAAGGAGGACAAAATGAAGCTTGTAAGGAACGAGAAAAATCGAGGCTATACTCCATTGTTTGATCAATCCTTGGATCCTGCCAATCAAATACATG GGGACTATAAGGAGGGATATTACATAGGTCTTGAAGTATCTGAAGATCAGTCTGATGCACAGAAACCATTTTACGGGCCAAACAGGTGGCCATCGGAAG ATATTTTACCCAGATGGAGGGAAACCATGGAGAAATATTATCAAGGGGCACT AGAGGTAGCAAGATCCGTTTCACGGCTGATAGCTCTCGCGCTAGGGCTAAATATCAACTTTTTTTGTCAACCTGGAATTCTTGGAAGATCCATTGCAACACTGAAGCTGCTACATTATGAAG ATCAAATTTCTGAACCCACCAATGGAATTTTCGGAGCTGGTGCGCATTCTGATTTTGGTTTAATTACTCTTTTGGCTACCGATGATAACTATGGTCTTCAG ATATGTAAAGACAAAGATGCTAAGCCTCAAATCTGGGAGTACGTACCACCATTAAAAGG GGCATTTATAGTTAATATAGGTGATATGCTGGAGCGTTGGAGCAACTGCTTTTTCAG ATCCACGCTGCATCGGGTATTGGGCAATGGCCAAGAAAGATATTCG ATAGCGTTTTTTGTTGAGCCTAATCACGACTGCGTTGTTGAATGCCTGCCAACATGTCAATCGGAGCAGAATCCTCCAAA GTTCCCTCCTATCAGATGTGAAGATTACCTTCTACAGAGGTATAAAGATACCCATGCCGACCTCATTACCTACAAATGA
- the LOC131021498 gene encoding 2-oxoglutarate-Fe(II) type oxidoreductase hxnY-like isoform X3 — protein sequence MAEIIKEKESQIPEFANVSLLNCIDLSSPDVQSSVSLLRQVCVDSGFFYVINHGIGEEFMDEVFSQSKRFFNLPKEDKMKLVRNEKNRGYTPLFDQSLDPANQIHGDYKEGYYIGLEVSEDQSDAQKPFYGPNRWPSEDILPRWRETMEKYYQGALEVARSVSRLIALALGLNINFFCQPGILGRSIATLKLLHYEDQISEPTNGIFGAGAHSDFGLITLLATDDNYGLQICKDKDAKPQIWEYVPPLKGAFIVNIGDMLERWSNCFFRSTLHRVLGNGQERYSTMSVQRKQNMGSALSCSLR from the exons ATGGCggaaataatcaaagaaaaggAATCGCAGATTCCAGAATTTGCGAATGTATCACTACTGAATTGTATTGATCTCTCCAGTCCAGATGTTCAATCATCTGTTTCCCTCCTTAGACAG GTTTGTGTAGATTCTGGGTTCTTCTATGTGATCAATCATGGCATTGGTGAGGAATTCATGGACGAGGTCTTCTCTCAAAGCAAAAGATTTTTCAATTTGCCCAAGGAGGACAAAATGAAGCTTGTAAGGAACGAGAAAAATCGAGGCTATACTCCATTGTTTGATCAATCCTTGGATCCTGCCAATCAAATACATG GGGACTATAAGGAGGGATATTACATAGGTCTTGAAGTATCTGAAGATCAGTCTGATGCACAGAAACCATTTTACGGGCCAAACAGGTGGCCATCGGAAG ATATTTTACCCAGATGGAGGGAAACCATGGAGAAATATTATCAAGGGGCACT AGAGGTAGCAAGATCCGTTTCACGGCTGATAGCTCTCGCGCTAGGGCTAAATATCAACTTTTTTTGTCAACCTGGAATTCTTGGAAGATCCATTGCAACACTGAAGCTGCTACATTATGAAG ATCAAATTTCTGAACCCACCAATGGAATTTTCGGAGCTGGTGCGCATTCTGATTTTGGTTTAATTACTCTTTTGGCTACCGATGATAACTATGGTCTTCAG ATATGTAAAGACAAAGATGCTAAGCCTCAAATCTGGGAGTACGTACCACCATTAAAAGG GGCATTTATAGTTAATATAGGTGATATGCTGGAGCGTTGGAGCAACTGCTTTTTCAG ATCCACGCTGCATCGGGTATTGGGCAATGGCCAAGAAAGATATTCG ACAATGTCAGTTCAACGAAAGCAAAATATGGGCTCAGCTTTGTCTTGTTCTCTTCGGTAA
- the LOC131021498 gene encoding 2-oxoglutarate-Fe(II) type oxidoreductase hxnY-like isoform X4 gives MAEIIKEKESQIPEFANVSLLNCIDLSSPDVQSSVSLLRQVCVDSGFFYVINHGIGEEFMDEVFSQSKRFFNLPKEDKMKLVRNEKNRGYTPLFDQSLDPANQIHGDYKEGYYIGLEVSEDQSDAQKPFYGPNRWPSEDILPRWRETMEKYYQGALEVARSVSRLIALALGLNINFFCQPGILGRSIATLKLLHYEDQISEPTNGIFGAGAHSDFGLITLLATDDNYGLQICKDKDAKPQIWEYVPPLKGAFIVNIGDMLERWSNCFFRSTLHRVLGNGQERYSG, from the exons ATGGCggaaataatcaaagaaaaggAATCGCAGATTCCAGAATTTGCGAATGTATCACTACTGAATTGTATTGATCTCTCCAGTCCAGATGTTCAATCATCTGTTTCCCTCCTTAGACAG GTTTGTGTAGATTCTGGGTTCTTCTATGTGATCAATCATGGCATTGGTGAGGAATTCATGGACGAGGTCTTCTCTCAAAGCAAAAGATTTTTCAATTTGCCCAAGGAGGACAAAATGAAGCTTGTAAGGAACGAGAAAAATCGAGGCTATACTCCATTGTTTGATCAATCCTTGGATCCTGCCAATCAAATACATG GGGACTATAAGGAGGGATATTACATAGGTCTTGAAGTATCTGAAGATCAGTCTGATGCACAGAAACCATTTTACGGGCCAAACAGGTGGCCATCGGAAG ATATTTTACCCAGATGGAGGGAAACCATGGAGAAATATTATCAAGGGGCACT AGAGGTAGCAAGATCCGTTTCACGGCTGATAGCTCTCGCGCTAGGGCTAAATATCAACTTTTTTTGTCAACCTGGAATTCTTGGAAGATCCATTGCAACACTGAAGCTGCTACATTATGAAG ATCAAATTTCTGAACCCACCAATGGAATTTTCGGAGCTGGTGCGCATTCTGATTTTGGTTTAATTACTCTTTTGGCTACCGATGATAACTATGGTCTTCAG ATATGTAAAGACAAAGATGCTAAGCCTCAAATCTGGGAGTACGTACCACCATTAAAAGG GGCATTTATAGTTAATATAGGTGATATGCTGGAGCGTTGGAGCAACTGCTTTTTCAG ATCCACGCTGCATCGGGTATTGGGCAATGGCCAAGAAAGATATTCG GGATAG
- the LOC131021499 gene encoding LOW QUALITY PROTEIN: probable RNA-dependent RNA polymerase 5 (The sequence of the model RefSeq protein was modified relative to this genomic sequence to represent the inferred CDS: deleted 3 bases in 3 codons), translating into MEAKKQKMDGSSHEDVRLPESVEAAIERITVEKQQPPLPRNSDVRKMLREIGEQPSLKLLNIIHSSKTPIKSFGGFVSKLVRTYYPNQAAAIPSPYKSPPPTIYSPSSISPNVARNGESLQSSLSNLQGTGFQNISCQLSFEDEALESRNESMAISPQLLTLNKLEFRKLFLLLSYANGQKLEDVLTTEEANQVYANKALPMPEFERLIWNKFGYRYCNGLDRSQHLDWDSGKTHIYYCHVNPDGSYSFKGPYLNSSRTHLQRSLGDDNVLTVKFLAKEIYPAARKIVEEGLIVGLRQYRFFVFKDEQKKAKKSQAEDNKSTHSAVKCYFVHLDSISSNDHEEDYVLFRKSVSEARRLFMHIHTLSTIEKYMARLSLILSKTTRIDLDFAAIIVEIIEDIPFQDDNGSIIRDEDGKPILHTDGTGYISQDLAMKCSKDFYASMHNTNSTFEPLLIQCRLFHDGYAVKGTLLVNRKLEPGRIQIRPSMIKVEKDHSMESEEILKFNSLEINTISRRPNRNFLSKYLISLLSYGGVPQEFFLNLLFKALEETQNVYSNRRVALRVASHHDDWDLGLMAQRMICCGIPLDEPYLQHCLSKLESSQKKKLKEGRIPVDESCYLMGTADPTGVLHNDEVCVILDSGQISGKVLVYRNPGMHFGDIHVMEAVYVKELEEFIGNAKYGIFFSTKGQRSAAYEIATGDFDGDTYWVSRNPELLTFFKASEPWKRVYPAPDAEKRDPRKFSSSELEHELFQLFLDSRTPSYSMGTAADSWLTYMDRLLTLGDDRAAEKNSLKTKMIKLVDIYYDALDAPKSGKKINVPDDLKAELFPHHMEKAIENSYHSSSILGQIYDNVLEFNSDAVSRKEIWKLPCFIISIPNDYVIKWKGRYDCYRAEMTDALNSVGDVKNDAANEVIKKYKQLLYDAPDMEESAKDTQVVYEEALAIYHVTYDYVASHGNDVQKCGFAWKVAGSALCNLCAWKLAGPKETPLTILPSLLRDLLK; encoded by the exons atgGAGGCAAAGAAGCAGAAGATGGATGGCTCCTCTCATGAAGACGTTCGTCTACCGGAGTCCGTAGAAGCGGCCATCGAAAGAATTACAGTGGAAAAGCAGCAGCCGCCGCTGCCGCGGAATAGTGACGTCAGAAAAATGCTGCGGGAGATCGGCGAGCAGCCATCCTTGAAGCTTCTCAACATCATTCACTCCTCCAAGACTCCAATTAAAAGCTTCGGTGGCTTCGTCTCTAAGTTGGTCCGGACTTACTATCCAAATCAGGCGGCCGCAATTCCCAGCCCCTACAAGTCCCCCCCTCCCACCATCTACTCGCCCTCCTCCATTTCTCCCAACGTTGCTCGCa ATGGTGAAAGTTTGCAGTCCTCCTTATCTAATCTTCAAGGGACAGGCTTTCAAAATATAAGTTGTCAGCTATCTTTTGAAGATGAGGCTCTGGAAAGCAGGAACGAGTCTATGGCAATTAGTCCACAGTTGTTGACCCTGAACAAACTCGAATTTAGGAAATTATTTTTGCTGTTAAGCTACGCCAATGg GCAGAAGTTGGAAGATGTCCTAACCACAGAAGAAGCTAATCAAGTCTATGCTAACAAAGCTCTTCCTATGCCTGAGTTTGAACGCCTTATTTGGAACAAATTTGGTTACAGATACTGCAATGGACTGGATCGCAGTCAG CATCTTGATTGGGATTCAGGGAAAACCCATATCTATTACTGCCATGTTAACCCAGATGGAAGTTACTCTTTCAAG GGGCCATATCTTAATAGTTCGAGAACACACCTGCAAAGATCATTAGGAGACGATAATGTACTGACAGTCAAGTTTCTAGCGAAAGAAATATATCCGGCGGCACGCAAAATTGTTGAAGAAGGACTCATTGTCGGTCTGAGGCAG TACCGTTTTTTTG TGTTCAAAGATGAACAGAAGAAGGCAAAGAAAAGCCAAGCTGAGGACAATAAGTCT ACTCACTCTGCTGTGAAGTGTTATTTTGTCCATTTAGACTCTATTTCGTCcaatgatcatgaggaagattatgTTTTGTTTCGAAAATCAGTCAGTGAAGCAAGGCGCCTCTTCATGCATATACACACACTGTCAACCATAGAAAAGTACATGGCCAG ACTTTCCTTGATTCTATCAAAGACTACAAGGATTGATCTTGATTTTGCTGCTATCATAGTGGAGATAATCGAAGATATACCTTTCCAA GATGATAATGGCTCTATTATTCGTGAT GAGGATGGAAAGCCTATCTTACATACTGATGGTACTGGATATATCTCCCAAGACTTGGCAATGAAGTGTTCGAAAGATTTCTATGCCTCAATGCATAATACAAACAGTACTTTTGAG CCTCTACTAATTCAATGCCGTTTGTTTCATGATGGCTATGCTGTCAAGGGAACTCTTCTAGTAAATAGAAAG CTTGAACCTGGAAGAATTCAGATTAGACCATCCATGATTAAGGTGGAAAAGGACCACTCAATGGAGAGTGAAGAAATTTTGAAGTTCAATTCTCTGGAGATTAACACAATTAG CCGGAGACCGAACCGGAATTTTctttcaaaatatttgatttctctgctgaGCTATGGAGGGGTTCCTCAAGAGTTCTTTCTGAATTTACTGTTTAAAGCTTTAGAAGAGACACAAAATGTCTACTCCAATAGGCGTGTGGCTTTGAGAG TTGCTTCCCACCATGATGACTGGGATTTAGGTTTAATGGCACAGAGAATGATTTGTTGTGGAATACCTCTTGATGAACCGTATCTCCAACATTGTCTTTCGAAATTGGAAAGTAGCcagaaaaaaaaacttaaagagGGCAGGATACCAGTGGACGAAAGCTGTTATTTGATGGGAACTGCCGATCCTACTGGTGTATTACATAATGATGAAGTCTGTGTTATACT TGATAGCGGTCAAATATCAGGGAAGGTATTAGTATACAGGAATCCTGGAATGCATTTTGGAGATATTCATGTAATGGAGGCTGTGTATGTTAAAGAACTGGAAGAATTTATCGGCAATGCCAAGTATGGCATTTTCTTCTCAACCAAAGGCCAGAGGTCAGCGGCTTATGAAATCGCAACTGGTGATTTTGATGGTGACACCTATTGGGTTTCGAGAAACCCTGAG CTATTGACATTTTTTAAAGCAAGTGAACCATGGAAACGTGTGTACCCAGCGCCAGATGCTGAGAAGAGAGATCCACGGAAATTTTCAAGTTCGGAGTTAGAACATGAACTTTTTCAACTATTCCTCGACTCTAGGACACCAAG CTACAGCATGGGCACTGCAGCAGATAGCTGGCTCACATATATGGATCGGCTGCTGACTCTAGGTGATGATCGGGCAGCCGAGAAGAATTCTCTGAAAACAAAGATGATTAAGTTGGTTGACATCTACTATGACGCACTAGATGCACCAAAAAGTGGAAAAAAG ATCAATGTGCCTGATGATTTGAAAGCAGAGTTGTTTCCGCATCATATGGAAAAGGCGATCGAGAATAGCTATCACTCCTCCTCCATATTGGGTCAAATATATGATAATGTACTGGAATTTAATAGTGATGCTGTGTCGAGAAAAG AAATCTGGAAATTGCCATGCTTTATCATTTCAATCCCCAACGATTATGTCATCAAGTGGAAAGGTAGGTATGACTGCTATCGCGCAGAGATGACAGATGCCCTAAACTCTGTTGGTGACGTCAAGAACGATGCCGCTAATGAAGTGATAAAAAAGTACAAGCag TTGTTGTACGATGCTCCTGATATGGAGGAAAGTGCAAAGGACACCCAAGTGGTCTACGAGGAAGCCCTCGCTATATATCATGTAACATACGACTACGTGGCTAGCCATGGAAATGATGTGCAGAAATGTGGTTTTGCTTGGAAAGTAGCTGGTTCTGCGCTGTGTAATCTCTGTGCCTGGAAATTAGCTGGTCCGAAGGAGACgccgttgacgattttaccgtCGTTGCTGCGCGACTTGCTCAAGTAA